One part of the Streptomyces sp. AM 2-1-1 genome encodes these proteins:
- a CDS encoding metallopeptidase family protein, producing MDSPVPPPTPDPRPRRRDRHGRGMRGPLAPPQVPLSVSRAETFRDLVQDSVERLERRWPQLAEVDFVVLEVPATAEDTVPLGRAVSATKGQPAQIIVYRRPVEIRSKSRDERALLVHEVVVEQVAELLGLSPESVDPRYGQE from the coding sequence ATGGACAGTCCCGTACCTCCGCCCACTCCCGACCCCCGGCCCCGGCGCCGCGACCGGCACGGCCGGGGCATGCGCGGGCCGTTGGCGCCTCCGCAGGTGCCGCTGTCGGTGAGCCGCGCGGAGACCTTCCGCGACCTCGTGCAGGACTCGGTGGAGCGCCTGGAGCGGCGCTGGCCGCAACTGGCCGAAGTGGACTTCGTGGTTCTGGAGGTACCGGCGACGGCCGAGGACACGGTGCCGCTGGGTCGCGCGGTCTCGGCGACGAAGGGGCAGCCCGCGCAGATCATCGTCTACCGGCGGCCCGTCGAGATCCGGTCGAAGAGCCGCGACGAGCGGGCGCTGCTGGTGCACGAGGTCGTGGTGGAGCAGGTCGCGGAGCTGCTGGGGCTCTCCCCCGAGTCCGTGGACCCGCGGTACGGGCAGGAATGA
- a CDS encoding cysteine dioxygenase family protein, translating into MNNDSDLQIAGDLLEVQHLLRPAKQHPTTVAEFAGLARTIAADRAQWAPLVEYDATTRWYHRLRTGPGYEVWLLSWVPGQGSGRHDHGPSSGVLTVLEGELTEHTGHGSRSIGAAGQRVFAPGYVHEVVNDSLAPAVSLHVYFPGLTEMPMHTARCAPAALDALPA; encoded by the coding sequence ATGAACAACGACAGCGACCTGCAGATCGCCGGCGACCTCCTGGAGGTCCAGCACCTCCTCCGGCCCGCGAAGCAACACCCCACCACCGTGGCCGAGTTCGCCGGTCTCGCCCGCACCATCGCCGCCGACCGCGCCCAGTGGGCCCCGCTCGTCGAGTACGACGCCACCACCCGCTGGTACCACCGGCTGCGCACCGGCCCCGGCTACGAGGTCTGGCTGCTCAGCTGGGTCCCCGGGCAGGGCAGCGGACGCCACGACCACGGCCCGTCCTCCGGCGTGCTGACCGTGCTGGAGGGCGAGCTGACCGAGCACACCGGGCACGGCAGCCGGAGCATCGGCGCGGCCGGGCAGCGGGTCTTCGCGCCCGGCTACGTCCACGAGGTGGTCAACGACTCCCTCGCGCCCGCCGTCAGCCTGCACGTCTACTTCCCCGGCCTGACCGAGATGCCGATGCACACCGCGCGTTGCGCCCCCGCCGCTCTGGACGCCCTCCCGGCCTGA
- the cofD gene encoding 2-phospho-L-lactate transferase, with amino-acid sequence MRIVVLAGGIGGARFLRGLKEAAPDAEITVIGNTGDDIHLFGLKICPDLDTVMYTLGGGINEEQGWGRTDESFHLKEELAAYGVGPDWFGLGDRDFATHVVRTQMLGAGYPLSAVTEALCARWQPGVRLLPMSDDRVETHVAVEVDGETRAIHFQEYWVRLRASVPARAVVPVGAEQSKPAPGVLEAIGAADVILFPPSNPVVSIGTILAVPGIREAIAEAGVPVVGLSPLVGDAPVRGMADKVLAAVGVESTAAAVAEHYGSGLLDGWLVDTVDAGAVETVEAAGIRCRAVPLMMADVDATAEMARQALALAEEVRA; translated from the coding sequence ATGCGCATTGTGGTTCTGGCCGGCGGTATCGGTGGTGCTCGTTTCCTGCGTGGCCTCAAGGAGGCCGCGCCCGACGCGGAGATCACCGTCATCGGCAACACCGGCGACGACATCCATCTGTTCGGGCTGAAGATCTGCCCCGACCTCGACACCGTGATGTACACCCTCGGCGGGGGCATCAACGAGGAGCAGGGCTGGGGGCGCACCGACGAGAGCTTCCACCTCAAGGAGGAGCTCGCGGCCTACGGGGTGGGGCCGGACTGGTTCGGGCTGGGCGACCGTGACTTCGCGACCCATGTGGTGCGCACCCAGATGCTGGGCGCCGGGTATCCGCTGAGCGCGGTCACCGAGGCGCTGTGCGCCCGCTGGCAGCCGGGGGTCCGGCTGCTGCCGATGTCGGACGACCGGGTCGAGACGCACGTGGCCGTGGAGGTCGACGGCGAGACCCGGGCCATCCACTTCCAGGAGTACTGGGTGCGGCTGCGGGCGTCCGTCCCGGCGCGGGCGGTCGTCCCGGTCGGCGCGGAGCAGTCCAAGCCGGCACCGGGGGTGCTGGAGGCGATCGGGGCGGCCGACGTCATCCTCTTCCCGCCGTCGAACCCGGTGGTGTCCATCGGCACGATCCTGGCGGTGCCCGGGATCCGGGAGGCCATCGCCGAGGCCGGGGTGCCGGTGGTCGGCCTCTCCCCCCTGGTGGGGGACGCGCCGGTGCGCGGGATGGCCGACAAGGTGCTGGCCGCCGTGGGTGTGGAGTCGACGGCCGCCGCGGTGGCCGAGCACTACGGCTCCGGGCTGCTGGACGGCTGGCTGGTGGACACCGTGGACGCCGGTGCGGTGGAGACGGTGGAGGCGGCGGGCATCCGCTGCCGGGCGGTGCCGCTGATGATGGCGGACGTGGACGCCACCGCCGAGATGGCCCGTCAGGCGCTGGCGCTGGCCGAGGAGGTACGGGCGTGA
- a CDS encoding glycosyltransferase family 2 protein produces the protein MSVQSHPAAPNAAAAAPEFPRHVVTAVLVSHDGARWLPDALAGLLGQERPVQNAVAADTGSADDSARLVTEALGGDRVLHLARRTGFGAAVEEAVRTAGVLTADDLPYLKRPSGWDPVTRTWRDDTYDLPELPYGEPVQWLWLLHDDCAPEPDALGELLRVVDTDPHAAIVGPKLRGWYDRRQLLEVGVSIANSGRRWTALDRREQDQGQHDQVRTVLSVSSAGMLVRRDVWEELGGFDRRLPLMRDDVDLCWRAHLAGHRVLVAPDAVLRHAEAAARERRPIDCAGRSVVGPHRVDKAGAVYAMLVNSPVKKLPWVLLRLVVGTLLRTLAYLVGKVPGQALDEVTGLVGTLLRPGRIMAARRARGKGAVDPAELRSLFPPPGATVRATVEQVAGNFGTRADADAAGGSRHGAVESGPGGDDADFLEIEQFARLKRIGRKPGPVLFALLLLVSLLACRGLLGGGALAGGALLPAPGSVSDLWGRFADGWHPVVTGSTEAAPPYLGVLAALAALFFGSTNLALTVLLVCSVPLAGLTAYFASRPLIESRLLRAWASVAYAFLPAVTGALATGRVGTAVLAVLLPLMARTAVLAHGLRGDGRARGSWRATWAFTLLLTFATAFTPVVWPLAVVLGVGVLALRRRDLAAYGLRFVATVGTPLLVLAPWSLTLLSSPSDLLREAGRDLGEGTASAVDLLSLSPGGPNGTGSVLFFGIVLAALAALLRGERRTAIHASWAAALAGLLFAGLVNGTTWAGPATLVYGAALITAALLGADGARIRVAALSFGWRQPVAALIALAAAAAPVLAALGWMAGGASGPLERRDPVQVPAFVAEESGTPDQPRTLVLGGTSAGSVSYTLVRGSGARLGDAELTGAAGSSGPLDKVVANLVAGSGADQGHQLSGFAVRYVLVRDGAPREMSRVLDATPGLSRLSQLDGSALWRVDQEAARVMIVPASGDAEGVAVPSGPVESHTTVPAGENGRVLRLADAADPGWLATLDGKPLTRKTVDGWAQGFELPANGGRFDLTYDTPLTHSAWIWAQIGLVVVLVVMALPGRRREIDDDLPEDAEAEAAAAAEAAEGDGRRARRLRAAAEAEAAAAAASAEPRTPSDEPGTDGGFAGNTPAAPEPYAPAQAEDGPYTPQAEDGSYGDARAEDGSYAQAPAEDGSYAAIPQQQYAEWDGQQYQQAAYPPYQAEQYPAQDQDGTGQYGSVEQYPAEPYTTEQYQQAEQQYPPQIPVYDPYGYGQQEQQQQQQGYETQAPYDPYAGRQYGVPDTDEQVDPNAPDQAPWQTRNASRGESE, from the coding sequence ATGTCCGTGCAGAGTCACCCGGCGGCGCCGAACGCGGCCGCCGCCGCCCCCGAATTCCCCCGGCACGTCGTCACCGCCGTGCTCGTCTCCCACGACGGCGCGCGCTGGCTGCCCGACGCGCTCGCGGGGCTGCTCGGGCAGGAACGCCCCGTACAGAACGCCGTCGCCGCCGACACCGGCAGCGCCGACGACTCCGCGCGGCTCGTCACCGAGGCGCTGGGCGGCGACCGCGTCCTGCACCTCGCGCGCCGCACCGGCTTCGGCGCCGCCGTGGAGGAAGCGGTACGCACCGCCGGCGTGCTGACCGCGGACGACCTGCCGTACCTCAAGCGCCCCAGCGGCTGGGACCCCGTCACCAGGACCTGGCGCGACGACACCTACGACCTGCCGGAACTCCCGTACGGCGAACCCGTCCAGTGGCTCTGGCTGCTGCACGACGACTGCGCGCCCGAGCCCGACGCGCTCGGCGAACTGCTGCGCGTCGTCGACACCGACCCGCACGCGGCGATCGTCGGACCCAAGCTGCGCGGCTGGTACGACCGCCGCCAACTGCTCGAGGTCGGCGTCTCCATCGCCAACAGCGGCCGCCGCTGGACCGCGCTCGACCGGCGCGAGCAGGACCAGGGCCAGCACGACCAGGTCCGTACCGTCCTCTCCGTCTCCTCCGCCGGCATGCTGGTGCGGCGCGACGTCTGGGAAGAGCTCGGCGGCTTCGACCGCAGGCTCCCCCTGATGCGCGACGACGTGGACCTCTGCTGGCGCGCCCACCTGGCCGGCCACCGGGTGCTCGTCGCCCCGGACGCCGTGCTGCGGCACGCCGAAGCGGCCGCCCGCGAACGCCGCCCCATCGACTGCGCCGGACGCTCGGTCGTCGGCCCGCACCGGGTCGACAAGGCCGGCGCCGTCTACGCGATGCTCGTCAACAGCCCGGTCAAGAAGCTCCCCTGGGTGCTGCTCCGCCTCGTCGTCGGCACCCTGCTCCGCACCCTCGCCTACCTCGTCGGCAAGGTTCCCGGACAGGCGCTCGACGAGGTCACCGGCCTCGTCGGCACCCTGCTGCGGCCGGGCAGGATCATGGCCGCCCGCCGCGCCCGCGGCAAGGGCGCCGTCGACCCGGCCGAACTCCGCTCCCTCTTCCCGCCGCCCGGCGCCACCGTCCGCGCCACCGTCGAACAGGTCGCCGGCAACTTCGGCACCCGCGCCGACGCCGACGCCGCCGGCGGCTCCCGGCACGGAGCCGTCGAGTCCGGACCCGGCGGCGACGACGCGGACTTCCTGGAGATCGAGCAGTTCGCCCGGCTCAAGCGGATCGGCCGCAAGCCCGGCCCCGTCCTCTTCGCCCTGCTGCTCCTCGTCTCGCTGCTCGCCTGCCGCGGCCTGCTCGGCGGCGGCGCGCTCGCCGGCGGGGCCCTGCTGCCCGCGCCCGGCTCCGTGTCCGACCTGTGGGGACGGTTCGCCGACGGCTGGCACCCGGTCGTCACCGGGTCCACCGAAGCCGCCCCGCCCTACCTCGGCGTGCTCGCCGCGCTCGCGGCCCTCTTCTTCGGATCCACCAACCTCGCCCTCACCGTGCTGCTCGTCTGCTCGGTGCCGCTGGCCGGACTCACGGCGTACTTCGCGTCCCGGCCGCTCATCGAGTCGCGACTGCTCCGGGCCTGGGCGAGCGTCGCCTACGCCTTCCTGCCGGCCGTCACCGGTGCACTCGCCACCGGACGGGTGGGCACCGCCGTGCTCGCCGTGCTGCTTCCGCTGATGGCCCGAACCGCGGTCCTGGCCCACGGGCTGCGGGGCGACGGACGGGCCCGGGGCAGCTGGCGGGCCACCTGGGCCTTCACCCTGCTGCTCACCTTCGCCACCGCGTTCACCCCGGTCGTGTGGCCGCTCGCCGTCGTCCTCGGGGTGGGCGTCCTCGCCCTGCGCCGCCGGGACCTCGCCGCGTACGGCCTCCGGTTCGTCGCCACCGTCGGCACCCCTCTGCTGGTGCTCGCACCCTGGTCGCTGACCCTGCTGAGCAGCCCGTCCGACCTGCTGCGCGAGGCGGGCCGGGACCTCGGTGAAGGCACCGCGTCCGCGGTGGATCTGCTCTCCCTCAGCCCCGGCGGCCCCAACGGCACCGGCTCCGTCCTCTTCTTCGGCATCGTCCTCGCGGCCCTCGCCGCCCTGCTGCGCGGTGAACGCCGGACCGCGATCCACGCCTCCTGGGCGGCCGCCCTCGCCGGCCTGCTCTTCGCGGGCCTCGTCAACGGCACCACCTGGGCCGGTCCCGCCACCCTCGTCTACGGCGCCGCCCTGATCACCGCAGCCCTGCTCGGCGCGGACGGGGCGCGGATCCGGGTCGCCGCGCTCAGCTTCGGCTGGCGGCAGCCGGTGGCCGCGCTGATCGCCCTCGCCGCCGCCGCCGCACCCGTCCTCGCCGCTCTCGGCTGGATGGCCGGCGGCGCCTCCGGGCCGCTGGAGCGTCGCGACCCGGTGCAGGTGCCGGCCTTCGTCGCGGAGGAGAGCGGTACGCCCGACCAGCCGCGCACCCTCGTGCTCGGCGGCACCTCGGCCGGCTCGGTCTCGTACACCCTGGTCCGCGGCTCGGGCGCCCGGCTCGGCGACGCCGAGCTGACCGGGGCGGCCGGCAGCAGCGGCCCCCTCGACAAGGTCGTCGCCAACCTGGTCGCAGGCTCCGGCGCCGACCAGGGCCACCAGCTCAGCGGTTTCGCGGTGCGGTACGTCCTCGTACGCGACGGCGCTCCGCGCGAGATGAGCCGGGTGCTCGACGCGACCCCCGGACTCAGCCGCCTCAGTCAGCTCGACGGCAGCGCGCTCTGGCGGGTGGACCAGGAGGCGGCCCGGGTCATGATCGTGCCGGCGTCCGGTGACGCCGAGGGAGTGGCGGTCCCCTCGGGACCCGTCGAGTCCCACACCACGGTCCCGGCGGGCGAGAACGGCCGGGTGCTCCGCCTCGCCGACGCCGCCGACCCCGGCTGGCTCGCCACCCTGGACGGCAAGCCGCTCACCCGCAAGACCGTCGACGGCTGGGCACAGGGCTTCGAACTGCCCGCGAACGGCGGCCGGTTCGACCTCACGTACGACACCCCACTCACGCACTCCGCGTGGATCTGGGCACAGATCGGGCTCGTCGTCGTCCTGGTGGTCATGGCCCTGCCGGGCCGCCGCCGCGAGATCGACGACGACCTCCCCGAGGACGCCGAGGCCGAGGCCGCGGCCGCCGCGGAGGCGGCCGAGGGCGACGGCCGCCGGGCCCGCAGGCTCCGCGCCGCCGCCGAGGCGGAAGCGGCGGCAGCCGCCGCTTCCGCCGAGCCGCGGACGCCGTCCGACGAGCCCGGGACGGACGGCGGCTTCGCCGGGAACACCCCGGCCGCCCCGGAGCCGTACGCCCCCGCGCAGGCGGAGGACGGTCCGTACACCCCGCAGGCGGAGGACGGTTCGTACGGCGACGCGCGGGCCGAGGACGGCTCGTACGCCCAGGCTCCGGCCGAGGACGGCTCGTACGCCGCGATCCCGCAGCAGCAGTACGCCGAGTGGGACGGGCAGCAGTACCAGCAGGCCGCTTACCCGCCCTACCAGGCCGAGCAGTACCCGGCCCAGGACCAGGACGGGACCGGGCAGTACGGCTCCGTCGAGCAGTACCCGGCGGAGCCGTACACGACGGAGCAGTACCAGCAGGCGGAGCAGCAGTACCCGCCGCAGATCCCCGTCTACGACCCGTACGGCTACGGGCAGCAGGAGCAGCAACAACAGCAGCAGGGTTACGAGACCCAGGCTCCGTACGACCCCTACGCGGGCCGGCAGTACGGCGTCCCCGACACCGACGAGCAGGTCGACCCGAACGCCCCGGACCAGGCGCCGTGGCAGACCCGTAACGCATCGCGAGGCGAGTCCGAGTGA
- a CDS encoding Trm112 family protein, whose amino-acid sequence MAIEAGLLEILACPACHSPLDDRTADDSPELVCTGADCGLAYPVRDGIPVLLVDEARRPA is encoded by the coding sequence ATGGCGATCGAAGCCGGCCTTCTGGAGATCCTCGCCTGCCCGGCGTGCCACTCCCCGCTCGACGACCGGACGGCCGACGACAGCCCCGAGCTGGTCTGCACCGGCGCCGACTGCGGTCTGGCCTACCCGGTCCGCGACGGCATCCCGGTGCTCCTCGTCGACGAGGCCCGCCGCCCCGCGTGA
- a CDS encoding DUF5719 family protein, with protein MKSTPLSLIAGAVALAAVTGFAALNAPGDTAPEKARAASRLPVERSSLLCPAPSDSELAATAYTSFTPAGKGAGGESAAELTEALPTTDTATEKPEKPEKPGKNGTTEKTDRAGAGKAAKPVVALKEPGKPVTAEAEGGDAPALVGTATGALAPGWSTQQTTSVTAGTTRGLLGVSCTAPDTEFWFPGVSTAAKEQDYIHLTNPDDSAAVADIQLFGPDGDLKADVGDGITVPARSSVAMLLSTLTEQAVDDVTAHVTTRSGRVGAVVRGSEEDAGSDWLTASADPAATVVMPGIPADATSVRLIAFAPGEDDADLQVQLAGKSATFSPAGNDTLHLKSGMTAGVDLKNVTREEPGSLRLTPSDGGRSTPIVAALRVVRGTGSSQEIAYIPATRPVAARASVADNRAKGSTLSLVAPGATAQVKVTASAGSEGGEQTVKSYTVKGGTTLAFSPPVPAGLKGTYALTVETVSGGPVYAARTLALPEDGVRMFTVQTLPDDRGTVEVPAAVQDLTVLDD; from the coding sequence GTGAAGTCCACACCCCTGTCCCTCATCGCGGGCGCCGTCGCCCTCGCCGCCGTCACCGGCTTCGCCGCGCTCAACGCGCCCGGCGACACCGCACCGGAGAAGGCCCGGGCCGCCTCCCGGCTGCCCGTCGAGCGGTCCAGCCTGCTCTGCCCGGCGCCCAGCGACTCCGAGCTCGCCGCCACCGCGTACACCTCCTTCACCCCGGCCGGGAAGGGGGCGGGCGGGGAGTCGGCGGCCGAGCTGACCGAGGCCCTGCCCACCACCGACACCGCCACCGAGAAGCCCGAGAAGCCCGAGAAGCCCGGAAAGAACGGGACGACGGAGAAGACCGACCGGGCCGGCGCGGGCAAGGCCGCGAAGCCGGTCGTCGCTCTGAAGGAGCCCGGGAAGCCCGTCACGGCCGAAGCGGAGGGCGGCGACGCCCCCGCGCTCGTCGGCACCGCCACCGGCGCGCTCGCCCCCGGCTGGAGCACGCAGCAGACCACCTCGGTCACCGCTGGCACCACCCGCGGGCTGCTCGGCGTCAGCTGCACCGCGCCCGACACGGAATTCTGGTTCCCCGGGGTCAGCACCGCCGCGAAGGAGCAGGACTACATCCACCTCACCAACCCGGACGACAGCGCGGCCGTCGCCGACATCCAGCTCTTCGGGCCGGACGGCGACCTCAAGGCGGACGTGGGCGACGGGATCACCGTCCCGGCGCGCTCCAGCGTGGCGATGCTGCTCTCCACCCTCACCGAGCAGGCCGTCGACGACGTCACCGCGCACGTCACCACCCGCAGCGGCCGGGTCGGCGCGGTGGTCCGGGGATCCGAGGAGGACGCCGGAAGCGACTGGCTGACCGCCTCCGCGGACCCCGCAGCCACCGTGGTCATGCCCGGCATCCCCGCCGACGCCACCTCGGTCCGGCTGATCGCGTTCGCGCCCGGTGAGGACGACGCCGACCTCCAGGTGCAGCTGGCCGGGAAGTCGGCGACCTTCTCCCCGGCGGGCAACGACACCCTGCACCTCAAGTCCGGGATGACCGCCGGTGTCGACCTGAAGAACGTCACCCGCGAGGAGCCCGGCTCGCTGCGGCTGACGCCGTCGGACGGTGGCCGGTCCACCCCGATCGTGGCCGCGCTGCGGGTGGTGCGGGGTACGGGCTCCTCGCAGGAGATCGCGTACATCCCGGCCACCCGGCCGGTAGCGGCGCGGGCGAGCGTCGCCGACAACCGTGCCAAGGGCTCGACCCTCTCGCTCGTCGCGCCCGGCGCCACCGCCCAGGTGAAGGTGACCGCCTCGGCGGGCAGCGAGGGCGGCGAACAGACCGTCAAGTCCTACACGGTCAAGGGCGGTACGACGCTCGCGTTCAGCCCGCCCGTCCCCGCCGGGCTGAAGGGCACGTACGCGTTGACGGTGGAGACCGTGTCGGGCGGTCCGGTCTACGCCGCCCGCACGCTCGCGCTCCCGGAGGACGGCGTGCGGATGTTCACCGTGCAGACCCTGCCGGACGACCGGGGCACGGTGGAAGTACCGGCCGCGGTGCAGGACCTGACGGTCCTGGACGACTGA
- a CDS encoding phosphomannomutase/phosphoglucomutase produces the protein MVADLSQLVKAYDVRGVVPDQWDESLAELFGAAFVRVTDADAIVIGHDMRPSSPGLAGAFARGAQTSGADVTLIGLCSTDQLYYASGSLGLPGAMFTASHNPARYNGIKLCRAGAAPVGQDTGLTEIRTLVERWSEDGAPAPAATKGTLTERETLADYAAHLLGLVDLTAIRPLKVVVDAGNGMGGHTVPTVLAGLPLDLVPMYFELDGTFPNHEANPLDPANLVDLQARVLAEGADLGLAFDGDADRCFVVDERGAGVSPSAVTALVAERELARNGGKGTVIHNLITSWSVPEVIRENGGTPVRTRVGHSFIKAEMAEHGAIFGGEHSAHYYFRDFWNADTGMLAALHVLAALGGQSGPLSALLASYDRYTGSGEINSTVADQAGRLAAIRTAYGDREDVAFDELDGLTVATADWWFNVRASNTEPLLRLNVEARDGATMTEVRDAALALIRA, from the coding sequence GTGGTTGCTGATCTGTCGCAGCTCGTGAAGGCGTACGACGTACGCGGTGTCGTACCCGACCAGTGGGACGAGTCGCTCGCCGAACTCTTCGGGGCGGCCTTCGTCCGGGTCACCGACGCGGACGCGATCGTCATCGGCCACGACATGCGCCCCTCCTCGCCCGGTCTCGCCGGGGCCTTCGCCCGGGGCGCGCAGACATCGGGCGCCGACGTCACCCTGATCGGCCTCTGCTCCACCGACCAGCTCTACTACGCCTCCGGTTCCCTCGGCCTGCCCGGCGCGATGTTCACCGCCTCGCACAACCCGGCCCGGTACAACGGCATCAAGCTCTGCCGGGCCGGTGCCGCGCCGGTCGGCCAGGACACCGGCCTCACCGAGATCCGCACCCTCGTCGAGCGGTGGTCCGAGGACGGAGCGCCCGCACCGGCCGCCACCAAGGGCACGCTCACCGAACGCGAGACCCTCGCCGACTACGCCGCCCACCTCCTCGGGCTGGTCGACCTCACCGCGATCAGGCCCCTCAAGGTCGTGGTCGACGCGGGCAACGGCATGGGCGGCCACACCGTCCCCACCGTCCTCGCCGGCCTGCCCCTCGACCTCGTACCGATGTACTTCGAGCTCGACGGCACCTTCCCCAACCACGAGGCCAACCCGCTCGACCCGGCCAACCTCGTGGACCTGCAGGCCCGCGTCCTCGCCGAGGGCGCCGACCTCGGCCTCGCCTTCGACGGCGACGCCGACCGCTGCTTCGTCGTCGACGAACGCGGCGCCGGTGTCTCGCCGTCCGCCGTCACGGCACTCGTCGCGGAGCGGGAACTCGCCCGCAACGGCGGCAAGGGCACCGTCATCCACAACCTGATCACCTCCTGGTCCGTCCCCGAGGTCATCCGCGAGAACGGCGGCACCCCCGTCCGGACCCGCGTGGGCCACTCCTTCATCAAGGCGGAGATGGCCGAGCACGGCGCGATCTTCGGCGGTGAGCACTCGGCCCACTACTACTTCCGGGACTTCTGGAACGCCGACACGGGCATGCTCGCTGCCCTGCACGTCCTCGCCGCCCTCGGCGGACAGTCCGGCCCGCTCTCCGCGCTGCTCGCCTCCTACGACCGCTACACCGGCTCCGGCGAGATCAACTCCACCGTCGCCGACCAGGCCGGCCGCCTCGCGGCGATCCGGACCGCCTACGGCGACCGGGAGGACGTCGCCTTCGACGAACTGGACGGCCTCACCGTCGCCACCGCCGACTGGTGGTTCAACGTCCGCGCCTCCAACACCGAACCACTGCTCCGGCTGAACGTCGAAGCCCGCGACGGGGCCACGATGACCGAGGTACGGGACGCGGCGCTGGCCCTGATCCGGGCGTAG
- a CDS encoding SIS domain-containing protein: MLDETLLDAPDALARADRRGLLRGAAEAGARVRTAVLHTAEAGVGALTPEGRPRAVLVAGPGTAAAGVADIIGALAGAAAPVIRIRPTGVAPAGGALRWTLPGWAGPVDLLLIATADGSEPGLGLLAEQAYRRGCSVVAVAPTRSPLREAVEGAHGLLVPMAAAPHGEYDAETSAAGPGTLWALLTPLLALLDRVGLVAASEEDLQKVADRLDRTAARCGPAIATYGNPAKTLAAELADTLPLVWTEGEAAGPVGRRFAAVLAELAGRPALTAPLPEALPSHGALLAGDFAAGADPEDFFRDRVNEPEALRARVVLLRDRPTGGLTAAPAARELALGHDTAISELEPDEGGELEALAELLAVTDFAAVYLSLAAEPPGAHDLG, from the coding sequence ATGCTCGACGAGACGTTGCTCGACGCCCCGGACGCCCTGGCCAGGGCCGACCGCCGAGGGCTCCTGCGCGGGGCCGCCGAGGCCGGCGCGCGGGTCCGTACCGCCGTCCTGCACACGGCCGAGGCCGGCGTCGGGGCGCTGACCCCCGAAGGCAGGCCCCGCGCCGTCCTCGTCGCGGGACCCGGCACCGCCGCCGCCGGGGTCGCCGACATCATCGGCGCCCTCGCGGGAGCCGCCGCACCGGTCATCCGTATCCGTCCCACCGGGGTCGCCCCGGCCGGCGGGGCGCTGCGCTGGACCCTCCCCGGCTGGGCCGGCCCGGTCGACCTGCTCCTCATCGCCACCGCCGACGGCTCCGAGCCCGGCCTCGGGCTCCTCGCCGAACAGGCCTACCGGCGCGGCTGCTCCGTCGTCGCCGTCGCCCCCACCCGCTCCCCGCTGCGCGAGGCCGTCGAGGGAGCCCACGGGCTCCTCGTCCCCATGGCAGCCGCCCCGCACGGCGAGTACGACGCCGAGACCTCGGCGGCGGGCCCCGGCACCCTCTGGGCGCTGCTCACCCCGCTCCTCGCCCTGCTCGACCGGGTCGGCCTGGTGGCCGCGTCGGAGGAGGACCTCCAGAAGGTCGCCGACCGGCTGGACCGCACCGCCGCACGCTGCGGCCCCGCCATCGCCACGTACGGCAACCCGGCCAAGACCCTCGCCGCCGAACTCGCCGACACGCTGCCGCTGGTCTGGACCGAGGGCGAGGCGGCGGGCCCGGTCGGCCGCCGGTTCGCCGCCGTCCTCGCCGAGCTGGCCGGCCGTCCCGCGCTCACCGCGCCCCTGCCCGAGGCGCTGCCCTCGCACGGTGCCCTGCTCGCCGGGGACTTCGCCGCCGGAGCCGACCCCGAGGACTTCTTCCGCGACCGCGTGAACGAGCCGGAAGCGCTGCGCGCCCGGGTCGTCCTCCTCCGCGACCGGCCCACCGGCGGCCTGACCGCCGCCCCCGCCGCCCGCGAACTCGCCCTCGGCCACGACACGGCCATCAGCGAACTGGAACCCGACGAGGGCGGCGAACTCGAAGCGCTCGCCGAACTCCTCGCCGTCACCGACTTCGCCGCCGTCTACCTCTCGCTCGCCGCCGAGCCGCCGGGCGCCCACGACCTCGGCTGA
- a CDS encoding WhiB family transcriptional regulator, with translation MTELFQQLLVEDADEELGWQERALCAQTDPESFFPEKGGSTREAKKVCLACEVRSECLEYALSNDERFGIWGGLSERERRRLKKAAI, from the coding sequence ATGACCGAGCTGTTCCAGCAACTGCTGGTCGAGGACGCGGACGAGGAACTCGGCTGGCAGGAGCGCGCACTGTGCGCCCAGACCGATCCCGAGTCCTTCTTCCCGGAGAAGGGCGGATCGACCCGGGAGGCCAAGAAGGTCTGCCTCGCCTGCGAGGTGCGCTCCGAATGCCTGGAGTACGCCCTGTCGAACGACGAGCGCTTCGGCATCTGGGGCGGGCTCTCCGAGCGGGAGCGGCGGCGCCTGAAGAAGGCCGCGATCTGA
- a CDS encoding DUF3499 domain-containing protein, giving the protein MSPVRRCSRTACGRPAVATLTYVYADSTAVLGPLATYAEPHCYDLCAEHGERLTAPRGWEVVRLTDSSTPTRHSADDLEALANAVREAARPHDRGQDGAGRGPRTADPVEVARRGHLRVLRSPDS; this is encoded by the coding sequence GTGAGCCCTGTACGTCGCTGTTCGCGCACCGCGTGCGGCCGCCCTGCCGTCGCGACACTGACGTACGTCTATGCCGACTCGACCGCGGTCCTCGGCCCGCTCGCCACCTACGCCGAGCCCCACTGTTACGACCTCTGTGCCGAACACGGCGAGCGCCTCACCGCGCCCCGCGGCTGGGAGGTGGTCCGGCTCACCGACTCCTCCACGCCCACCCGGCACAGCGCCGACGACCTCGAAGCGCTCGCCAACGCGGTCCGCGAGGCCGCCCGACCGCACGACCGGGGCCAGGACGGCGCCGGGCGCGGTCCGCGCACCGCCGACCCCGTCGAGGTGGCGCGCCGGGGCCACCTGCGGGTCCTGCGCTCCCCCGACTCCTGA